In Ctenopharyngodon idella isolate HZGC_01 chromosome 2, HZGC01, whole genome shotgun sequence, the following are encoded in one genomic region:
- the LOC127506365 gene encoding guanylate-binding protein 1-like isoform X2 has protein sequence MGPRIEALLLAALLNQRPKASGCGVSLTPKKKDTLLLDTEGLGDVKKGDEKHDTWIFCLAVLLSSTLVYNSLGVIDNMALEKLHYITELTENIRVKAEVSRDEDQSADFMRVFPSFVWAVRDFTLELKMGNKPITSDDYLESALTLKPGSSAQTEQYNLPRRCLRHFFAVRKCFVFPRPASTENMRRMEELKENDLDSEFLEQANTFCHYIYDKADPKTVSGGRTITGTALGNLAEVYVEAIRSGKVPCLENAVVSLAKIQNVRAVEQALESYINEMLSMAQLPMDPEDLSNIHTVAEKKAIEVFITMSFNDNDQIYQKELMGKIFDEYQQMCQQNQEQSIRECEAVLLNVFDKLEKGISDGSYLKPGGYRQYRDMFRHMAEEYRARTQSQIMSEEVLSKFLKAKEEIGNMILQADESLSAAEHETEVQRLRNEILEQRQRGLEEQNRLQEQAFQDMQRTHKEHVDQIFRQMEREQERMRRDNERVLEAKLREKEALLLIGIEQQVFSMQRQIDRLQSEIHKEEESKPSKFNRILNGIGITAAMILPGFVPKAVGCGLSAISKLFK, from the exons GGGGATGAGAAACATGACACGTGGATCTTCTGTCTGGCTGTTCTTCTCAGCAGCACTCTAGTGTACAACAGCTTAGGGGTCATTGACAACATGGCACTGGAAAAGCTGCA CTACATTACAGAGCTGACGGAGAACATCCGTGTGAAGGCAGAAGTGAGTCGAGATGAGGACCAGTCAGCAGATTTCATGCGTGTTTTCCCATCGTTTGTCTGGGCTGTTCGTGACTTCACTCTGGAACTGAAAATGGGGAATAAACCAATAACTTCAGACGATTATCTGGAGAGTGCATTGACACTCAAACCAG GTAGCTCAGCTCAGACCGAGCAGTATAACCTGCCCCGCCGCTGTCTGCGTCATTTCTTTGCGGTGAGAAAGTGCTTTGTTTTCCCTCGGCCGGCTAGTACGGAAAACATGAGGAGAATGGAGGAACTGAAAGAGAACGATCTGGATTCAGAGTTTCTTGAGCAGGCAAACACCTTCTGCCATTACATTTATGACAAAGCAGATCCAAAAACTGTCAGCGGAGGCCGTACAATTACTGGAACAG CTCTGGGGAATCTTGCTGAGGTTTATGTAGAAGCGATCCGCAGCGGGAAGGTTCCATGTCTGGAGAACGCAGTCGTGTCTCTGGCTAAGATCCAGAATGTCCGTGCAGTGGAACAGGCTCTGGAGTCCTACATAAACGAGATGCTCAGCATGGCTCAGCTTCCTATGGACCCTGAAGATCTGTCCAACATCCACACAGTTGCAGAGAAGAAGGCCATTGAAGTTTTCATCACCATGTCCTTCAATGACAATGACCAGATCTACCAAAAAGAACTCATG GGGaaaatctttgatgaatatcaACAGATGTGCCAGCAGAATCAGGAACAATCTATCAGAGAGTGTGAAGCTGTTCTGCTTAATGTGTTTGATAAACTGGAAAAAGGCATTTCTGACGGATCATACCTGAAACCTGGAGGATACCGACAGTACAGAGACATGTTCAGACACATGGCTGAGGAGTACAGAGCAAGAACACAGTCACAAATTATG AGTGAAGAAGTGCTCAGTAAGTTTTTGAAAGCAAAGGAAGAGATTGGAAATATGATTCTACAAGCCGACGAATCTCTCAGTGCAGCGGAACATGAAACCGAGG TGCAGAGATTAAGGAATGAGATCTTAGAGCAGCGGCAAAGAGGCCTAGAGGAACAGAACCGGTTACAGGAGCAGGCCTTTCAAGACATGCAGAGAACCCATAAGGAGCATGTCGATCAGATATTTCGTCAGAtggagagagagcaagagagaatgAGGAGAGACAATGAACGAGTCCTGGAAGCCAAACTAAGG GAGAAGGAAGCTCTTCTACTGATTGGCATAGAGCAACAAGTCTTCAGCATGCAGAGGCAGATTGACCGCCTACAATCAGAAATCCATAAAGAGGAGGAGTCAAAGCCATCCAAATTCAACCGGATTTTGAATGGGATTGGTATCACAGCAGCAATGATCTTGCCGGGCTTTGTCCCTAAAGCAGTTGGCTGTGGTCTGTCTGCAATCTCAAAGTTGTTCAAATAA
- the LOC127506365 gene encoding guanylate-binding protein 1-like isoform X1 — MACGGFMPAPVCLIENDENEKLRVRKEAKYILDGIKEPVIVVSVVGLYRTGKSYLMNRLAGQQSGFALGSTIESKTKGIWMWCVPHPYKNGHTLVLLDTEGLGDVKKGDEKHDTWIFCLAVLLSSTLVYNSLGVIDNMALEKLHYITELTENIRVKAEVSRDEDQSADFMRVFPSFVWAVRDFTLELKMGNKPITSDDYLESALTLKPGSSAQTEQYNLPRRCLRHFFAVRKCFVFPRPASTENMRRMEELKENDLDSEFLEQANTFCHYIYDKADPKTVSGGRTITGTALGNLAEVYVEAIRSGKVPCLENAVVSLAKIQNVRAVEQALESYINEMLSMAQLPMDPEDLSNIHTVAEKKAIEVFITMSFNDNDQIYQKELMGKIFDEYQQMCQQNQEQSIRECEAVLLNVFDKLEKGISDGSYLKPGGYRQYRDMFRHMAEEYRARTQSQIMSEEVLSKFLKAKEEIGNMILQADESLSAAEHETEVQRLRNEILEQRQRGLEEQNRLQEQAFQDMQRTHKEHVDQIFRQMEREQERMRRDNERVLEAKLREKEALLLIGIEQQVFSMQRQIDRLQSEIHKEEESKPSKFNRILNGIGITAAMILPGFVPKAVGCGLSAISKLFK, encoded by the exons ATGGCGTGTGGCGGCTTCATGCCCGCTCCTGTGTGTCTTATTGAAAACGATGAAAATGAGAAGTTGCGTGTGAGGAAAGAAGCGAAATACATTTTGGATGGGATCAAGGAGCCGGTGATTGTAGTGTCTGTGGTGGGACTCTACCGTACGGGGAAGTCCTACCTTATGAACCGCCTGGCAGGACAACAGTCAG GCTTTGCTCTCGGCAGCACTATAGAATCAAAGACCAAAGGCATCTGGATGTGGTGTGTCCCTCACCCCTATAAAAACGGACACACTTTGGTGCTGCTGGACACAGAAGGCCTGGGTGATGTAAAGAAG GGGGATGAGAAACATGACACGTGGATCTTCTGTCTGGCTGTTCTTCTCAGCAGCACTCTAGTGTACAACAGCTTAGGGGTCATTGACAACATGGCACTGGAAAAGCTGCA CTACATTACAGAGCTGACGGAGAACATCCGTGTGAAGGCAGAAGTGAGTCGAGATGAGGACCAGTCAGCAGATTTCATGCGTGTTTTCCCATCGTTTGTCTGGGCTGTTCGTGACTTCACTCTGGAACTGAAAATGGGGAATAAACCAATAACTTCAGACGATTATCTGGAGAGTGCATTGACACTCAAACCAG GTAGCTCAGCTCAGACCGAGCAGTATAACCTGCCCCGCCGCTGTCTGCGTCATTTCTTTGCGGTGAGAAAGTGCTTTGTTTTCCCTCGGCCGGCTAGTACGGAAAACATGAGGAGAATGGAGGAACTGAAAGAGAACGATCTGGATTCAGAGTTTCTTGAGCAGGCAAACACCTTCTGCCATTACATTTATGACAAAGCAGATCCAAAAACTGTCAGCGGAGGCCGTACAATTACTGGAACAG CTCTGGGGAATCTTGCTGAGGTTTATGTAGAAGCGATCCGCAGCGGGAAGGTTCCATGTCTGGAGAACGCAGTCGTGTCTCTGGCTAAGATCCAGAATGTCCGTGCAGTGGAACAGGCTCTGGAGTCCTACATAAACGAGATGCTCAGCATGGCTCAGCTTCCTATGGACCCTGAAGATCTGTCCAACATCCACACAGTTGCAGAGAAGAAGGCCATTGAAGTTTTCATCACCATGTCCTTCAATGACAATGACCAGATCTACCAAAAAGAACTCATG GGGaaaatctttgatgaatatcaACAGATGTGCCAGCAGAATCAGGAACAATCTATCAGAGAGTGTGAAGCTGTTCTGCTTAATGTGTTTGATAAACTGGAAAAAGGCATTTCTGACGGATCATACCTGAAACCTGGAGGATACCGACAGTACAGAGACATGTTCAGACACATGGCTGAGGAGTACAGAGCAAGAACACAGTCACAAATTATG AGTGAAGAAGTGCTCAGTAAGTTTTTGAAAGCAAAGGAAGAGATTGGAAATATGATTCTACAAGCCGACGAATCTCTCAGTGCAGCGGAACATGAAACCGAGG TGCAGAGATTAAGGAATGAGATCTTAGAGCAGCGGCAAAGAGGCCTAGAGGAACAGAACCGGTTACAGGAGCAGGCCTTTCAAGACATGCAGAGAACCCATAAGGAGCATGTCGATCAGATATTTCGTCAGAtggagagagagcaagagagaatgAGGAGAGACAATGAACGAGTCCTGGAAGCCAAACTAAGG GAGAAGGAAGCTCTTCTACTGATTGGCATAGAGCAACAAGTCTTCAGCATGCAGAGGCAGATTGACCGCCTACAATCAGAAATCCATAAAGAGGAGGAGTCAAAGCCATCCAAATTCAACCGGATTTTGAATGGGATTGGTATCACAGCAGCAATGATCTTGCCGGGCTTTGTCCCTAAAGCAGTTGGCTGTGGTCTGTCTGCAATCTCAAAGTTGTTCAAATAA